One window of the Archangium primigenium genome contains the following:
- a CDS encoding pirin family protein, giving the protein MTTTRRRFLLDSLLITAALAAGCSRAPAYHATSDRKVLDTLSGVPTSDGAGVRLTRVIGQSALRHLDPFLMLDHFHSDDPGAYLAGFPDHPHRGFETVTVMLDGHMRHRDSQGNSGLILGAGSQWMTAGRGIIHSEMPEQERGLMSGFQLWVNLPAREKLCAPHYQDLQPDRLSEAKLSAAGSHVRLIAGGLEGLQGPVRERPTEPVLFTLRLEDDTPARWEVPEGHTAFAFVHEGEVHIGPEDTPRTVRAGSLALLGPGKRLRIRATNQRSAVLVAAGRPLREPIVQRGPFVMNTEAEIRQAIQDYQNGVLDKA; this is encoded by the coding sequence ATGACGACGACGCGCCGGCGCTTCCTCCTCGACTCCCTGCTGATCACGGCGGCCCTGGCGGCGGGGTGCTCGCGCGCTCCCGCGTACCACGCCACGTCGGACCGCAAGGTGCTCGACACCTTGAGCGGCGTGCCCACGAGCGACGGCGCGGGCGTGCGGCTCACGCGTGTCATCGGCCAGTCGGCGCTGCGCCACCTGGATCCGTTCCTGATGCTGGACCACTTCCACTCGGACGATCCGGGCGCGTACCTGGCGGGCTTTCCCGACCACCCGCACCGGGGCTTCGAGACGGTGACGGTGATGCTGGACGGGCACATGCGCCACCGCGACAGCCAGGGCAACTCGGGGCTCATCCTGGGGGCGGGCTCGCAGTGGATGACGGCGGGGCGGGGCATCATCCACTCGGAGATGCCCGAGCAGGAGCGGGGGCTGATGTCGGGCTTCCAGTTGTGGGTCAACCTGCCCGCGCGCGAGAAGCTGTGCGCGCCGCACTACCAGGACCTGCAACCCGACCGCCTGAGCGAGGCGAAGCTGTCGGCGGCGGGCAGCCACGTGCGGCTCATCGCGGGCGGTCTGGAGGGCCTCCAGGGCCCCGTGCGCGAGCGCCCGACCGAGCCCGTGCTCTTCACGTTGCGGCTGGAGGACGACACGCCGGCCCGGTGGGAGGTGCCCGAGGGCCACACGGCGTTCGCGTTCGTGCACGAGGGCGAGGTGCACATCGGGCCCGAGGACACGCCGAGGACGGTGCGGGCGGGGAGCCTCGCGCTGTTGGGGCCGGGCAAGCGGCTGCGCATCCGGGCGACGAACCAGCGCAGCGCGGTGCTGGTGGCGGCGGGCAGGCCCCTGCGCGAGCCCATCGTCCAGCGCGGCCCCTTCGTGATGAACACGGAGGCGGAGATCCGCCAGGCGATCCAGGACTACCAGAACGGCGTGCTGGACAAGGCGTGA
- a CDS encoding HEAT repeat domain-containing protein, translating into MRSPTHLVAALLLACPTLALAQADARTASLARTLKQGALATQKVQAARVLGESEDPEALAPLCAGLADEAPEVRAAAAKALEALAEPGALECLEARKDEPDATVQQALASAVKATQALRARPPRMVVMLGALKDTTGTLSPEMVKLTEARMRRKLFQLGADLAPAGQSEAEAKAQLAQGKLPGYRLLSEIRPGSAGGLKLSVMCLRYPGKHQLLGNVEVQGSDEEPGELLAALAPRAVEDALASMKK; encoded by the coding sequence ATGCGCTCTCCCACCCACCTTGTCGCCGCCCTGCTGCTCGCCTGTCCCACCCTCGCCCTGGCCCAGGCGGATGCCCGGACCGCGTCGCTGGCCCGGACGCTCAAACAGGGCGCGCTCGCGACCCAGAAGGTCCAGGCCGCGCGGGTCCTGGGAGAATCGGAGGACCCCGAGGCCCTGGCGCCCCTGTGCGCCGGGCTCGCGGACGAGGCGCCCGAGGTGCGCGCGGCGGCGGCCAAGGCCCTGGAGGCGCTGGCCGAGCCCGGGGCCCTGGAGTGTCTGGAGGCGCGCAAGGACGAGCCGGACGCCACCGTGCAACAGGCGTTGGCCTCGGCGGTGAAGGCCACCCAGGCGCTCCGGGCGCGGCCCCCCCGCATGGTCGTGATGCTCGGCGCGCTCAAGGACACCACGGGCACGCTGTCCCCGGAGATGGTGAAGCTCACCGAGGCCCGCATGCGGCGCAAGCTCTTCCAGCTCGGCGCGGACCTGGCGCCCGCGGGCCAGAGCGAGGCCGAGGCCAAGGCCCAGCTCGCCCAGGGCAAGCTGCCTGGCTACCGGCTGCTCTCTGAAATTCGTCCGGGGAGCGCGGGAGGACTCAAGCTCTCGGTGATGTGTCTGCGCTATCCTGGCAAGCACCAGCTCCTCGGGAACGTGGAGGTCCAAGGGTCCGACGAGGAGCCGGGCGAGCTGCTCGCGGCGCTGGCGCCTCGGGCCGTCGAGGACGCACTGGCCTCGATGAAGAAGTAG
- the trmB gene encoding tRNA (guanine(46)-N(7))-methyltransferase TrmB — protein MPRPPLLPDPVGLHLANLDTPPDWDAEFGFSGPLELEIGSGAGGHALEYCRRNPGVRFVAFEWRKKYARDTQDRAQKQGLRNLRVLEADARSVVPRLFAAGSLDAIHLQFPDPWWKRAHFKRAVVQPDFARLMLEKMKPGGLFDMRTDVQDRAVNMLSILEGAGFVNPLGAGVFHPYDPEEAPSTRERRYLVSGEPVYRARLRKPS, from the coding sequence ATGCCCCGTCCTCCCCTGCTCCCCGACCCCGTGGGCCTGCACCTGGCCAACCTGGACACCCCGCCCGACTGGGACGCCGAGTTCGGCTTCTCCGGACCCCTGGAGCTGGAGATCGGCTCGGGCGCCGGAGGCCATGCCCTGGAGTACTGCCGCCGCAACCCCGGCGTGCGCTTCGTGGCCTTCGAGTGGCGCAAGAAGTACGCGCGCGACACCCAGGACCGCGCCCAGAAGCAGGGCCTGCGCAACCTGCGCGTGCTGGAGGCCGATGCGCGCTCGGTGGTGCCGCGCCTCTTCGCCGCGGGCTCGCTCGACGCCATCCACCTGCAGTTTCCCGACCCCTGGTGGAAGCGCGCCCACTTCAAGCGCGCCGTGGTGCAGCCGGACTTCGCGCGGCTCATGCTCGAGAAGATGAAGCCCGGGGGCCTGTTCGACATGCGCACCGACGTGCAGGACCGCGCCGTCAACATGCTCTCCATCCTCGAGGGGGCCGGCTTCGTCAACCCGCTGGGCGCGGGCGTCTTCCACCCGTACGATCCCGAGGAGGCCCCCTCCACGCGCGAGCGGCGCTACCTCGTGAGCGGCGAGCCCGTCTACCGGGCCCGCCTGCGCAAGCCGTCCTGA
- a CDS encoding DUF4153 domain-containing protein: MTPPSPALPSPFRPNHPRATLGAALALGLCAEVLFDGPDLGISVPLFCGLFVGALLALGGREGWQRARPNAWLLGPLLFFSGMVFVRASPLLTLLNLACALGCCLLLTHFWAAGRVERLGLWGYASTALGSLWLALSTPGGVVRAEAARWPVREQVSRGVPVLRGVLLALPILLVFTALLVSADAVFASVVDGVWLGLGEALSPGTLWGAGFTGVSALGLLGLLVSALRRRRAEEAGETEVAPVPPRLGFAESLTVVGLVDVLFLGFASIQFAFLSGAARLPAEFTYSAYARRGFFELLEVSVLTLGLSLALTRWTRPREGAQLRAFRVACSVMVGLVLVLLASAMKRMALYEAAYGYTHLRVYTQVFMAVLAGVLVWRGVTLWWRPERFALGAFVGGLAFVAVLDVLNPDAFIARGNLERAEAGLPWDAAYFQELSEDAAPVLAARLGPGDADRTDLTPLDRVLCARGEPMRGGWPAFHLARHRAAALPRTCVFQTVYMPPMSARALPVGEARAEGDVTRP, from the coding sequence ATGACCCCTCCTTCCCCTGCTCTCCCCTCGCCGTTCCGTCCCAACCACCCGAGGGCCACCCTGGGGGCGGCGCTCGCCCTGGGCCTGTGCGCCGAGGTGCTGTTCGACGGGCCCGACCTGGGCATCTCCGTGCCGCTCTTCTGTGGGCTGTTCGTGGGGGCCCTGCTCGCGCTGGGCGGCCGCGAGGGCTGGCAGCGGGCGCGCCCCAACGCCTGGCTGCTGGGTCCGCTGCTGTTCTTCTCGGGCATGGTGTTCGTGCGCGCCAGCCCCCTGCTCACGCTGCTCAACCTGGCCTGCGCGCTGGGCTGCTGCCTGCTGCTCACGCACTTCTGGGCGGCGGGGCGCGTGGAGCGGCTGGGATTGTGGGGCTATGCCTCCACGGCGCTGGGCAGCCTGTGGCTGGCCTTGTCCACGCCCGGCGGGGTGGTGCGCGCGGAGGCGGCGCGCTGGCCCGTGCGGGAGCAGGTGTCGCGCGGGGTGCCCGTGCTTCGGGGCGTGCTGCTCGCGCTGCCCATCCTGCTCGTGTTCACCGCGCTGCTGGTGTCGGCGGACGCCGTGTTCGCGTCGGTGGTGGATGGGGTGTGGCTCGGGCTGGGCGAGGCGCTGTCGCCAGGCACGCTCTGGGGCGCGGGGTTCACGGGCGTGAGCGCCCTGGGACTGCTGGGCCTGCTCGTGAGCGCGCTGCGGCGGCGGCGGGCCGAGGAGGCGGGGGAGACGGAGGTGGCGCCCGTGCCGCCCCGTCTGGGCTTCGCCGAGAGCCTCACCGTGGTGGGCCTGGTGGACGTGCTCTTCCTGGGCTTCGCCTCCATCCAGTTCGCCTTCCTGTCGGGCGCGGCGCGGCTGCCCGCGGAGTTCACCTACTCGGCGTATGCCCGGCGGGGCTTCTTCGAGCTGCTCGAGGTGTCGGTGCTGACGCTGGGGCTGAGCCTGGCGCTGACGCGCTGGACGCGGCCGCGCGAGGGCGCGCAGCTGCGAGCCTTCCGGGTGGCGTGCTCGGTGATGGTGGGGCTGGTGCTGGTGCTGCTCGCGTCGGCCATGAAGCGCATGGCGCTGTACGAGGCGGCCTATGGCTACACGCACCTGCGCGTCTACACGCAGGTCTTCATGGCGGTGCTGGCCGGGGTGCTCGTCTGGCGCGGGGTGACGCTGTGGTGGCGGCCCGAGCGCTTCGCCCTCGGCGCGTTCGTGGGGGGCCTGGCCTTCGTCGCGGTGCTGGACGTGCTCAACCCCGATGCCTTCATCGCGCGCGGAAACCTGGAGCGCGCGGAGGCGGGCCTGCCGTGGGACGCGGCCTATTTCCAGGAGTTGTCCGAGGATGCCGCGCCGGTGCTCGCCGCGCGGCTGGGGCCGGGGGACGCGGACCGCACCGACCTCACGCCGCTCGACCGCGTGCTGTGCGCTCGGGGCGAGCCGATGCGGGGCGGCTGGCCCGCCTTCCACCTGGCCCGTCACCGGGCGGCGGCCCTGCCGCGCACGTGCGTGTTCCAGACCGTCTACATGCCGCCGATGTCCGCGCGGGCGCTCCCGGTGGGGGAGGCGCGCGCGGAGGGGGACGTCACTCGACCATGA
- a CDS encoding diguanylate cyclase encodes MTTKRAEDTRRAPVPHPLADRTILLVDDDPANIQHVREGLTGPGYRFREAHDGTEALRSLRESRPDLIIMDVEMPRLGGVEVCRIIKANSGEGGFGFIPIILVTARQAAGKVEGLELGADDYLVKPFDMLELSARVKSMLRLKVLQDALVEKNRELDFKNRELDRANKELAQKREELLNLTRIDALTGLYNRRYFEERLGEEFARSSRYRSPLSLVMMDIDHFKRLNDTYGHPFGDEVLRRVAKAVRGRLREVDFVARYGGEEFIALLPETGPREALGACERIRDAIASVVLEHRTSDGTRQDVRCTASLGVASVPDRTLLATEDLLREADNCLYAAKAAGRNCVRQYTGDAPE; translated from the coding sequence ATGACGACAAAGAGGGCGGAGGACACACGCCGGGCCCCGGTCCCGCATCCCCTCGCCGATCGCACCATCCTGCTCGTCGACGATGATCCGGCCAACATCCAGCACGTGCGCGAGGGGCTCACGGGCCCCGGCTACCGCTTCCGCGAGGCGCACGACGGCACCGAGGCCCTGCGCTCGCTGCGCGAGTCGCGGCCGGACCTCATCATCATGGACGTGGAGATGCCCCGGCTGGGCGGCGTGGAGGTGTGCCGCATCATCAAGGCCAACAGCGGCGAGGGCGGCTTCGGCTTCATCCCCATCATCCTCGTGACGGCGCGCCAGGCGGCCGGCAAGGTGGAGGGCCTGGAGCTGGGCGCGGACGACTACCTGGTCAAGCCCTTCGACATGCTGGAGCTGTCCGCGCGCGTGAAGTCCATGCTGCGGCTCAAGGTGCTCCAGGACGCCCTGGTGGAGAAGAACCGGGAGCTGGACTTCAAGAACCGGGAGCTGGACCGGGCCAACAAGGAGCTGGCCCAGAAGCGCGAGGAGCTGCTCAACCTCACGCGCATCGACGCGCTCACCGGGCTCTACAACCGGCGCTACTTCGAGGAGCGCCTGGGCGAGGAGTTCGCCCGCTCCTCGCGCTACCGCTCGCCCCTGTCGCTGGTGATGATGGACATCGATCACTTCAAGCGGCTCAACGACACCTACGGCCACCCCTTCGGCGACGAGGTGCTGCGCCGGGTGGCCAAGGCGGTGCGCGGTCGGCTGCGCGAGGTGGACTTCGTGGCGCGCTACGGCGGCGAGGAGTTCATCGCCCTCCTGCCGGAGACAGGCCCCCGCGAGGCGCTCGGGGCGTGCGAGCGCATCCGCGACGCCATCGCCTCGGTGGTCCTGGAGCACCGCACCTCGGACGGCACGCGCCAGGACGTGCGCTGCACCGCCTCGTTGGGCGTGGCCAGTGTGCCCGACCGGACGCTGCTGGCCACCGAGGACCTGCTGCGCGAGGCCGACAACTGCCTCTACGCCGCCAAGGCCGCCGGCCGCAATTGCGTCCGTCAGTACACCGGGGATGCCCCCGAGTGA
- a CDS encoding helicase C-terminal domain-containing protein, translating into MGGAAELFTRHVFLDLETTGLDPRVDEVIELGALFIENGRVTERYARFFSASRPLPLTIRRLTGIEDAQLVGQPRLAQKAAELRDKLAGWTVVAHNASFEKGFLPDILGPLRAPVLDSCEVMHYLHPELPSHSLESLLRWAGKGPRERHRAMTDCEATHAVLLHALEGCIAEGRAEDLADLLETLDPRAGLRLAQIEAGEEGVELEGALESDAAPLVTLLTGAWKICRARPSPLKLSASGFLPGRPERQRANGTRPPDEPPGEDVPIVPVRPEEVSALLGAGGALAGAHESFAVRPAQLEMAQAVARSLSDGGQLAVEAGTGTGKSLAYLTPAALFTVRNGRKVGVAPHTKTLQDQLIEKDLPRLHRATQGAFSYALLKGQTNYLCRRRALDVTRVEPGMSHAARAPRAYLRALMRRGPDGDLDRLSHWFRDRFPVLHALAPAVRSEAATTLGERCPHYHRCYYHSAVAQAREADVLVINQSLAFAWPARYPKLDHLVLDEAHEVEDVATTALSSELSDHAFSRLSERLHGRDGRRGLFAELRRALFASRRAEARVLMSEIEGALHDVGTSVSDLGERVMALCEPAAASASESDDEAAYAPELRITPEVRRSAPWSPVREGLLDVRECLQTLHKRLTVGVAEVLPDLAVRMPPLERELAGGVAEVQELAVLATELSDDPSEGRCYAATAVPRKQRWTLIAQPVNVAAYVSRDFAQNKRSLVLASATLSTGTERMPYVLNRLGLDGRNEGIPPPRLLRAPTPFDLKQQALVVLVTDAPRAHEPAFIDWAAQRMSGLAQVMGGRLLGLFASTRRMERVADQLRTKLEPQGIEVMRQSRGHGRSLAARQEKDTGTVLMGTKSFWQGVDIPGRGVGCVFIDKLPLEPASRPLVASREEALARGVHAHLGFLQYRLPRSLLMLRQGVGRLIRSTEDRGVVIIADPGHPSYRQALLDALAGYRVVLMPWSEARVRLFSTLDEMGLIRRA; encoded by the coding sequence ATGGGCGGCGCGGCGGAGCTCTTCACCCGGCACGTGTTCCTCGACCTCGAGACAACGGGGTTGGATCCGCGCGTCGACGAGGTCATCGAACTCGGGGCCCTGTTCATCGAGAACGGCCGCGTCACCGAGCGCTACGCCCGCTTCTTCTCCGCCTCGCGTCCCCTGCCCCTCACCATCCGCCGGCTCACGGGCATCGAGGACGCGCAGCTCGTCGGCCAGCCCCGGCTCGCGCAGAAGGCGGCCGAGCTGCGCGACAAGCTCGCGGGCTGGACGGTGGTGGCCCACAACGCGTCCTTCGAGAAGGGCTTCCTCCCGGACATCCTCGGCCCCCTGCGCGCGCCGGTGCTCGATTCGTGCGAGGTGATGCACTACCTGCACCCGGAGCTGCCCAGCCACTCCCTGGAGTCGCTGCTGCGCTGGGCCGGCAAGGGCCCCCGCGAGCGCCACCGCGCCATGACGGACTGCGAGGCCACCCACGCCGTGCTGCTGCACGCGCTGGAGGGCTGCATCGCCGAGGGGCGCGCCGAGGATCTCGCGGACCTGCTGGAGACGCTCGATCCGCGCGCCGGGCTCAGGCTCGCGCAGATCGAGGCGGGCGAGGAAGGCGTGGAGCTGGAGGGCGCGCTGGAGTCGGACGCGGCGCCCCTGGTGACGCTGCTCACGGGCGCGTGGAAGATATGCCGCGCGCGCCCGAGTCCCCTGAAACTCTCGGCCTCGGGCTTCCTCCCCGGCCGCCCCGAGCGCCAGCGCGCCAACGGCACCCGGCCCCCGGACGAGCCCCCGGGCGAGGACGTGCCCATCGTGCCCGTGCGCCCCGAGGAGGTCTCCGCCCTGCTCGGCGCGGGCGGCGCCCTGGCCGGGGCCCACGAGTCCTTCGCCGTGCGCCCCGCCCAGCTCGAGATGGCCCAGGCCGTGGCGCGCTCCCTGTCCGACGGAGGCCAGCTCGCGGTGGAGGCCGGCACCGGCACGGGCAAGTCGCTCGCGTACCTCACGCCCGCCGCCCTCTTCACCGTGCGCAACGGCCGCAAGGTGGGCGTGGCGCCGCACACCAAGACGCTCCAGGATCAGCTCATCGAGAAGGATCTGCCCCGGCTGCACCGCGCCACCCAGGGGGCCTTCTCCTACGCGCTGCTCAAGGGCCAGACGAACTACCTGTGCCGCCGCCGCGCCCTGGACGTCACGCGCGTGGAGCCCGGCATGAGCCACGCCGCGCGCGCCCCCCGCGCCTACCTGCGCGCGCTCATGCGCCGGGGCCCGGACGGCGACCTGGACCGGCTCAGCCACTGGTTCCGCGACCGCTTCCCCGTGCTGCACGCGCTCGCGCCGGCCGTGCGCTCCGAGGCGGCCACCACGCTCGGCGAGCGCTGCCCGCACTACCACCGCTGCTACTACCACTCGGCCGTCGCCCAGGCGCGCGAGGCCGACGTGCTCGTCATCAACCAGTCGCTCGCCTTCGCCTGGCCCGCGCGCTACCCGAAGCTGGATCACCTGGTGCTCGACGAGGCGCACGAGGTGGAGGACGTGGCCACCACCGCCCTGTCCTCGGAGCTGTCGGACCATGCCTTCTCGCGGCTGTCCGAGCGGCTGCACGGGCGCGATGGCCGCCGGGGCCTGTTCGCCGAGCTGCGCCGGGCCCTGTTCGCCTCGCGGCGCGCCGAGGCCCGCGTGCTCATGAGCGAGATCGAGGGCGCGCTGCACGACGTGGGCACGAGCGTCTCGGACCTGGGCGAGCGCGTGATGGCCCTGTGCGAGCCCGCCGCGGCGAGCGCCTCCGAGTCCGACGACGAGGCCGCCTACGCCCCCGAGCTGCGCATCACCCCCGAGGTGCGGCGCTCGGCCCCGTGGAGCCCCGTGCGCGAGGGCCTGCTGGACGTGCGCGAGTGCCTGCAGACCCTGCACAAGCGGCTCACCGTGGGCGTGGCCGAGGTGCTGCCGGACCTGGCGGTGCGCATGCCGCCCCTGGAGCGGGAGCTGGCGGGCGGCGTGGCCGAGGTGCAGGAGTTGGCGGTGCTCGCCACGGAGCTGTCCGACGACCCGTCCGAGGGGCGGTGCTACGCGGCCACGGCGGTGCCGCGCAAGCAGCGCTGGACGCTCATCGCCCAGCCGGTGAACGTGGCGGCGTACGTGTCGCGCGACTTCGCCCAGAACAAGCGCTCGCTCGTGCTGGCCTCGGCCACGCTGAGCACCGGCACCGAGCGCATGCCCTACGTGCTCAACCGGCTCGGACTGGACGGGCGCAACGAGGGCATCCCCCCGCCCCGGCTGTTGCGCGCGCCCACGCCCTTCGACTTGAAGCAGCAGGCGCTCGTGGTGCTGGTGACGGACGCGCCTCGCGCGCACGAGCCGGCGTTCATCGACTGGGCGGCGCAGCGCATGTCGGGCCTGGCGCAGGTGATGGGCGGACGGCTCCTGGGCTTGTTCGCCTCCACGCGGCGCATGGAGCGCGTGGCGGATCAGCTCCGCACGAAGCTGGAGCCCCAGGGCATCGAGGTGATGCGGCAGTCGCGGGGCCATGGCCGCTCGCTGGCGGCCCGGCAGGAGAAGGACACTGGCACGGTGCTCATGGGCACCAAGAGCTTCTGGCAGGGCGTGGACATCCCCGGCCGGGGCGTGGGGTGCGTGTTCATCGACAAGCTGCCCCTGGAACCCGCGAGCCGCCCGCTCGTGGCCTCGCGCGAGGAGGCGCTCGCCCGGGGCGTGCACGCGCACCTGGGCTTCCTCCAGTACCGGCTGCCGCGCTCGCTGCTCATGCTGCGCCAGGGCGTGGGCCGGCTCATCCGCTCGACCGAGGACCGGGGCGTGGTCATCATCGCCGACCCGGGCCACCCGAGCTACCGCCAGGCCCTGCTCGACGCGCTCGCGGGCTACCGCGTGGTGCTCATGCCCTGGAGCGAGGCGCGCGTGCGCCTGTTCTCCACGCTCGACGAGATGGGCCTCATCCGCCGGGCGTGA
- a CDS encoding HEAT repeat domain-containing protein: MRCSSFLLLVSMCVVVSPAAAQVDVRIAALSRQLGQGEDPQARSKAASTLGASDDPEALPPLCEALKDPSEAVRAASARALGTLQELAGLECLKGRKGETDAATKTAIQASLKTLQGLKDQTPKVYVSLLELKDKSGQVKAEVLRVTEARMRRKLTKLGAALAPARESKAAAQGVLRKLGVRGYRLQGEIHETESGGLRVTMVCIGYPDQALLGDVELQASGAKPEELLKALAPRIIDEAADTFEWEL; this comes from the coding sequence ATGCGGTGTTCGTCTTTCCTGCTCCTCGTCTCGATGTGTGTCGTTGTTTCCCCCGCCGCGGCCCAGGTGGACGTGCGGATCGCCGCGCTGAGCCGACAGCTCGGGCAGGGGGAGGATCCCCAGGCGCGCTCCAAGGCGGCGTCGACCCTGGGCGCCTCGGATGACCCCGAGGCCCTGCCGCCCCTGTGCGAGGCCCTGAAGGACCCCAGCGAGGCGGTGCGGGCCGCGTCGGCGCGGGCGCTGGGCACGCTCCAGGAACTGGCGGGCCTGGAGTGCCTCAAGGGGCGCAAGGGCGAGACGGACGCCGCGACGAAGACGGCCATCCAGGCCTCGCTCAAGACGCTGCAGGGGCTCAAGGATCAGACGCCCAAGGTCTACGTGTCGCTGCTGGAGCTCAAGGACAAGTCGGGGCAGGTGAAGGCCGAGGTCCTGCGGGTCACCGAGGCGCGCATGCGGCGCAAGCTCACGAAGCTGGGCGCGGCGCTGGCCCCGGCGCGCGAGAGCAAGGCCGCGGCGCAGGGCGTCTTGCGCAAGCTCGGCGTGCGGGGCTACCGGTTGCAGGGGGAGATCCACGAGACCGAGTCCGGGGGCCTGCGCGTGACGATGGTGTGCATCGGCTACCCGGACCAGGCGCTGCTCGGCGACGTGGAGCTCCAGGCGTCGGGGGCGAAGCCGGAGGAGCTGCTCAAGGCGCTCGCGCCGCGCATCATCGACGAGGCCGCGGACACGTTCGAGTGGGAGCTGTGA
- a CDS encoding bifunctional riboflavin kinase/FAD synthetase — MKLFHGLAEARQLAGCALALGNFDGVHLGHQALFAEARRHGVPVAVLTFQPHPGKVLQPDLAPKLITLLPRKLELLAEQGLDAAVVQPFTRDYARLTPEAFEASLLDALGARHLVVGYDFTYGAARAGSVDTLREAAAARGAQVHRVAPVTVDGLIASSSKVREYILEGRVGAAERLLGRPFDLDGTVVTGHGRGRGIGFPTANVDTQNELRPAPGVYAIRVRLGDTPPGTWLPGVANIGVKPTFGVNEVTIEAHLLDFNADLYGRDLRVQFLDRLRPERRFGSVAELVGQIKRDVEAARAVIARASG, encoded by the coding sequence ATGAAGCTCTTTCACGGACTGGCCGAGGCCCGGCAGCTCGCCGGGTGCGCGCTCGCGCTGGGCAACTTCGATGGTGTCCACCTGGGCCACCAGGCGCTCTTCGCCGAGGCGCGGCGGCACGGCGTGCCCGTGGCCGTGCTCACCTTCCAGCCCCACCCGGGCAAGGTGCTGCAGCCGGACCTGGCGCCCAAGCTCATCACGCTCTTGCCGCGCAAGCTGGAGCTCCTCGCCGAGCAGGGCCTGGACGCCGCCGTGGTGCAGCCCTTCACCCGCGACTACGCCCGGCTCACCCCGGAGGCCTTCGAGGCGTCGCTCCTGGACGCCCTGGGCGCGCGCCACCTCGTGGTGGGCTACGACTTCACCTACGGCGCCGCGCGCGCGGGCAGCGTGGACACCCTGCGCGAGGCCGCGGCGGCCCGCGGCGCCCAGGTCCACCGCGTGGCGCCCGTCACCGTGGACGGGCTCATCGCCTCCTCCTCCAAGGTGCGCGAGTACATCCTCGAGGGCCGGGTGGGCGCGGCGGAGCGGCTGCTCGGGCGGCCCTTCGATCTGGACGGCACCGTCGTCACCGGCCATGGCCGCGGGCGGGGCATCGGCTTTCCCACCGCCAACGTGGACACCCAGAACGAGCTGCGGCCCGCGCCGGGCGTGTACGCCATCCGTGTCCGGCTGGGGGACACTCCCCCGGGCACCTGGCTGCCAGGCGTGGCCAATATCGGTGTCAAACCCACCTTCGGGGTCAACGAGGTCACCATCGAGGCGCACCTCCTGGACTTCAACGCGGACCTGTACGGGAGGGACTTGCGCGTGCAGTTCCTGGACCGGCTGCGTCCCGAGCGGCGTTTTGGCTCGGTGGCCGAACTCGTGGGACAAATCAAGCGGGACGTCGAGGCCGCCCGGGCGGTCATCGCCCGGGCGTCCGGGTGA
- a CDS encoding cupredoxin domain-containing protein, with the protein MRTYFARLIKPLLALTLAAAMLAAEQGCTQGTPTAPAVPEGKPGEPRTIALSITEKGYEPSPVTLRQGQPVKLVLTRTTEHTCATEIVLDEHNINTPLPLNQPVEVSFTPTQTGKLVYGCAMGKMISGVFMVE; encoded by the coding sequence GTGAGGACCTACTTCGCCCGGCTCATCAAGCCCCTGCTCGCGCTCACCCTGGCCGCGGCGATGCTCGCCGCCGAGCAGGGCTGCACCCAGGGGACGCCCACCGCCCCGGCCGTGCCCGAGGGCAAGCCCGGCGAGCCGCGCACGATCGCGCTCAGCATCACGGAGAAGGGCTACGAGCCGAGCCCCGTCACCCTGCGCCAGGGTCAGCCCGTCAAGCTCGTGCTCACGCGGACCACGGAGCACACGTGCGCCACGGAGATCGTGCTCGACGAGCACAACATCAACACCCCGCTGCCCCTCAACCAGCCGGTGGAGGTGAGCTTCACCCCCACCCAGACGGGAAAGCTCGTCTACGGCTGCGCCATGGGGAAGATGATCAGCGGCGTGTTCATGGTCGAGTGA